In one Elephas maximus indicus isolate mEleMax1 chromosome 9, mEleMax1 primary haplotype, whole genome shotgun sequence genomic region, the following are encoded:
- the SLC46A2 gene encoding thymic stromal cotransporter homolog: protein MSPESSSPWMGHLLRLQVRTWIEPVVASTQVATSLYDAGLLLVVKAYYGAGGSSNHSARPWPREAGEDQQQRAISNFYIIYNLVMGLTPLLSAYGLGWLSDRYHRKISICVSLLGFLLCRLGLLLKVLLDWPLEVMYGAAALNGLCGGFSAFWSGVMALGSLGSSEGRRSVRLIVIDLILGLSGFCGSMASGHLFKRIVGHAREGLVLAACSVSCATFGLFYSLLVLKVPEVVAKSNKALTTVDTVNGMVGTYRTLDPDQPEEQSVVGYPPPLRKAKPPKAIIALLFVGAIVYDLAVVGTVDVMPLFMLRAPLSWNQVQVGYGMAAGYTIFITSFLGVLIFSRCFRDTTMIMIGMVSFGSGALLLAFVKKTYMFYIARGVMLFALIPITTIRSAMSKLIKGSSYGKVFVLLQLSLGLTGVATSVVYNEIYQLTMEKFVGTCFTLSSFLSFLAILPISIVAYKQVPWSQ, encoded by the exons ATGAGCCCCGAGTCCTCCAGCCCGTGGATGGGCCACTTGCTTCGCCTCCAGGTGAGGACCTGGATTGAGCCGGTGGTGGCCTCAACCCAGGTGGCCACCTCCCTCTACGACGCAGGGCTGCTCCTTGTAGTGAAGGCGTACTACGGAGCTGGGGGTTCCTCCAACCACAGCGCCAGACCGTGGCCCAGGGAGGCTGGAGAGGACCAACAGCAAAGGGCCATCTCCAATTTCTACATCATCTACAACCTGGTGATGGGCCTGACGCCCCTGCTGTCGGCCTACGGGCTGGGCTGGCTCAGCGATCGCTACCACCGCAAGATCTCCATCTGCGTGTCCCTGCTGGGCTTTCTGCTCTGCCGCCTTGGGCTGCTGCTCAAGGTTCTGCTGGACTGGCCGTTGGAAGTGATGTACGGTGCCGCGGCGCTGAACGGACTGTGTGGCGGCTTCTCAGCGTTCTGGTCTGGGGTTATGGCCCTGGGATCCCTGGGCTCCTCCGAAGGCCGCCGCTCCGTGCGACTTATCGTTATTGACCTGATTCTGGGCTTGTCCGGTTTCTGCGGGAGCATGGCCTCTGGGCACCTCTTCAAGCGGATCGTTGGGCATGCCAGGGAGGGCCTGGTGCTGGCGGCTTGCAGTGTGAGCTGCGCCACTTTTGGTCTTTTCTACAGCTTGTTGGTGCTAAAGGTCCCTGAGGTTGTGGCCAAGTCTAACAAGGCACTCACCACTGTAGATACGGTGAATGGCATGGTTGGCACATATCGTACCCTGGATCCTGATCAGCCGGAGGAGCAGAGTGTGGTGGGGTACCCTCCGCCTCTTAGAAAAGCGAAGCCCCCAAAAGCCATCATTGCCCTGCTTTTTGTGGGTGCCATTGTGTATGACCTGGCAGTGGTGGGCACAGTGGATGTGATGCCACTTTTTATGCTGAGGGCACCTCTCAGTTGGAACCAAGTGCAGGTGGGCTATGGTATGGCTGCAGGGTACACCATCTTCATCACGAGCTTCCTGGGTGTCTTGATCTTCTCCCGCTGCTTCCGGGACACTACCATGATCATGATTGGGATGGTCTCCTTTGGGTCTGGAGCCCTTCTCTTGGCTTTTGTGAAAAAGACATACATGTTCTACATTG CTCGAGGTGTCATGCTATTTGCTCTGATCCCCATCACCACCATCCGATCAGCAATGTCCAAGCTCATAAAGGGCTCCTCTTACG gaaaggtgtttgtcttACTGCAGCTGTCCCTGGGTCTGACTGGGGTGGCGACATCGGTAGTGTATAATGAGATCTATCAGCTCACCATGGAAAAGTTTGTCGGCACCTGCTttactctctcctccttcctgtccTTCCTGGCCATCCTCCCTATCAG TATCGTGGCCTATAAGCAAGTCCCATGGTCGCAATAG